One Dictyostelium discoideum AX4 chromosome 3 chromosome, whole genome shotgun sequence genomic region harbors:
- a CDS encoding hypothetical protein (AT5g43400/MWF20_9 (Emb|CAB86628.1)) — protein MSSSASSKSLGKKYKHGPNKKTKVAKVFPKHVNTPAGTDDARVNFFFKSARGLEQGELNQLLQASWEVSPLDTLKLVFQLRDCRGGKGERTLFQQSLVWMNGVSPSTVEKNFKHVPEFGSWKDVVQLIGTTVEPLALESITTQLKKDVESLSKDQEKAKISLAAKWAPTEGHSDPTSSKACKKIALLLSANKSTAKKDYRKNYLVPLRKHLDVVERKMSANQWNEISYSKVPSRCMKLQRKAFERHEPSLFAEYIESLKKGETKVNAKQLFPHEIVKEYLKGIAKDDILEEQWKVLEQEVRKLGSLKDALVLSDVSGSMSGTPMEVSIALGILISSVVAPPFKDLVITFHETPTFHKVTGDSLRDKVSNLAAAPWGGSTNFNRAFEMILEKAKQNKLPQEDMPKKLFVISDMAFDTADGKYSKKSNHDAMIDQYKDAGYVPPQLIYWNVNGNSQCGVTDSSKTEGVGLISGFSPSILKAVIETGESSSITPKDLMEAAINDKRYADLVV, from the coding sequence atgtCATCATCAGCTTCATCAAAATCATTGggtaaaaaatataaacatgGTCCAAACAAGAAAACTAAAGTAGCAAAAGTATTCCCAAAACATGTAAATACACCAGCAGGTACAGATGACGCAAGAGTTAACTTTTTCTTCAAGTCAGCACGTGGTTTAGAACAAGGAGAATTGAATCAACTTTTACAAGCATCTTGGGAAGTATCACCATTGGATACCTTGAAATTAGTATTCCAATTACGTGATTGTCGTGGTGGTAAAGGTGAACGTACCCTTTTCCAACAAAGTTTGGTATGGATGAATGGTGTATCACCAAGCACTGTTGAGAAAAACTTTAAACATGTACCAGAATTTGGATCATGGAAAGATGTCGTCCAATTAATTGGTACCACCGTTGAGCCATTAGCATTGGAGTCAATTACCACccaattgaaaaaagatGTTGAAAGTTTATCAAAGGATCAAGAGAAGGCCAAGATTTCATTAGCTGCAAAATGGGCACCAACTGAAGGTCACTCTGATCCAACCTCATCAAAAGCCTGTAAAAAGATTGCCCTCTTACTTTCTGCCAATAAATCCACCGCCAAGAAAGACTATAGAAAGAATTATTTAGTACCATTAAGAAAACATCTCGATGTTGTAGAACGTAAAATGTCTGCCAACCAATGGAATGAAATTAGTTACTCAAAGGTACCATCACGTTGTATGAAATTACAACGTAAAGCTTTCGAACGTCATGAACCAAGTTTATTCGCTGAATATATCGAATCCTTAAAGAAGGGTGAAACCAAAGTAAACGCTAAACAATTGTTCCCACACGAGATCGTTAAGGAATATCTCAAAGGTATTGCAAAGGATGACATCCTCGAAGAGCAATGGAAAGTATTGGAACAAGAAGTTAGAAAATTAGGTTCCCTCAAGGATGCTCTCGTCCTCAGTGATGTCTCTGGTAGTATGAGTGGTACACCAATGGAAGTTTCAATTGCACTCGGTATCTTGATTTCATCAGTTGTCGCACCACCATTCAAAGATTTAGTTATCACTTTCCATGAAACACCAACTTTCCACAAGGTCACAGGTGATTCTTTACGTGATAAAGTTTCAAATTTAGCTGCTGCTCCTTGGGGTGGTTCAACAAACTTTAACCGTGCTTTCGAGATGATCTTGGAAAAAGccaaacaaaataaattgcCACAAGAAGATATGCCAAAGAAATTATTCGTAATCTCTGATATGGCTTTTGATACTGCCGATGGAAAATACTCAAAGAAATCCAACCATGATGCTATGATTGATCAATACAAAGATGCTGGTTACGTCCCACCACAACTCATTTACTGGAATGTAAATGGTAACTCTCAATGTGGTGTTACTGACTCTTCAAAAACTGAAGGTGTTGGTTTAATCTCTGGTTTCTCACCATCAATCTTAAAAGCTGTCATTGAAACTGGTGAATCCTCTTCCATCACTCCAAAGGATTTAATGGAAGCTGCAATCAATGATAAAAGATATGCCGATTTagttgtttaa
- the comB gene encoding Rab GTPase domain-containing protein, which produces MQQLDKSLKILIIGDNGVGKTSLLLRFTDGVFNPNEPTVLLEAKFKSVEVAGKSHKLQIGDTFGQEKISNLTSSFYKGAQGLIIVYDSSNRESFEKITSKWSIEAKRYVPVNTPILVVGCKSDLEKKTPPEMVRSFCLLNKFIGIECSALRNENIDLIFLTIAKMIITPHQFGLVGNNSITPTITSSSSSSTNSTTTMSVSSPSARSSKRDHSGSFGSGSGMNLINSNNIGKEKEKEKEKEKEKEKEKEKEKDPKKKEKGLFNKFFSSSSSNSNSNNNNNNNNNNSNNNNNNNNNNNNNNNNNSSSSPSLQPLNSSNHYIFSGSISGGSNRDQLLSSNGLREQDSNSLSVNSNSGLASSVNSVSSTSSGSNLLTSSNSSVNNNSNNSNSINNNNVNNNININNNNNTNNTNNNNIINNNNININENSTSGINSNNSGNNINNNNNSNNNNNNNNNNNNNNNNNNNNNNNNNNNNNNNSNNNNNNTNSINNNNNNNNNNNNNNNNNNNNNNNNNNSSISNNNNNNNNNNNNNNNNNNNNNNNNNNSSSSNNNINNNNINTDNNSSNNNNNNMNNNNNNNSGNNKNDKNDSNGSIKKKGVFKNLKNSGDKEKDKEKEKEKEKEKEKEKEREKEKEKENAKGVTSPKNILPINLNSSFLPNNNGNNGTTSIKDSGFFNNGMGSSGSSIGNTPTTTEENFKRRRHQILSVPFPSRPPFKDSNGRINYYRVCSNEVANSLNTTSTSPTLDGSSTNINTISITTTTTTTTTTSTVSSTNNNNSNNNNNNNQLQPPQTPTSSSLSVNQPFNLNSSTNINNLHNYVNALNLQQQQAQAQQLAQQLAQAQAQQHQYDLQQQLQQQQQQQQQQQLNRSPVIISTPSFITPVPPPPPTQSQQDQLRQQPPIKISSSPSPEVDYDNAYNQAYGFQPSEDEQKNWHRNTLEVLPSIASKSSLRHSSALPREPPPPTPSSIVNSTTIQPIDNNSNNNNNIINNTNGIGFNKAFPTSRDPINRGNSVVLGGIMQSNITISNNQNNNNNNNNNNIINNINNNENNNNNDDDDNKNNNNNNNNNNNNNNNNNNNNNNDNNVTIVEPPPTLTRTVTASTLNSQLNAFLNNMNENNNNNNNNNINNNINNNNNNNNNNNGTTKPIAIVNNFTLNRANMNTSVVGEQHGFLNINSVAKTGMSLSSNSMAIFSAVDNPNSPNQNNQNPYDTESIISGYDRDDLSEYDSENEESRQQTIHRSTSTFSIQSPSRGDRVLNRAESNFITSVNSSNNKQTSQPLRDDIKSNSSDKLLQQPDNIDPYEIQQNKQSNNSNSNSNRNLTPNSSSPTNQRKNKQEDDDDESKLDDESDLNERFQKVVLRFREFPSLDTNLYRLQEICTDLLHISQDFIHTVKTYGRIIIEERYLKEKTIQSRSIGGHLGGDKYIVRNVLFKFSGSSNVYDEWGGAKVGGQELKGCMATLNCPIGGLCVPLMALVDFMGFRLIAMSYLPIISSGEKSTIVYGSSDMGKTVHANEKALPIMHSLSQMLNLKPHLGGTSVPPTLLYSATDIEGHIGTDGRFYLIDFSRTFPPTYPDENVPGGHLFQLFRPEFLKNHPKPLCSDAFSGFIKNDKDRLIHNQEVKEASNRLLTELIPRLSVRLKWMIKESLNNGTLLTGDVHIPEQFHRQGINMRWIGHMLVIMDDRDACFVLLIEAIARVLKNDLRRRLRSAMKRYNQPLSAPYIDLTTKFLNMVFGISTLTDFDTNEFWNVTVKNELASKFYIINIPTVLTMHKQQQQQNGSSGSLGTNTSSDNVLDLTTNGNGNLNNSGSGYPTTPSSKDGGIRKSTQYPLAPASPTIQSTQTQQQQQAQQQAQQQASTNGWKLQEILYEKLEGNNYDPVIGRHLLFTRFRDMTHLKFRKKTIEKVADTQSNLWNHYQPFDTSDLKKIGVRVKHTDLVTNAEGTFFYAKAMTERSIGTAIHLLHKARKFFELALISNPNNKETLQLCAQAWCKILEFSASQGKNMSNVRFSMSDRVVVNTDRYFLRAIDADTKGPLILFFYANFLVRCERYEKAEDYFLRSLEADSNNYRCLTAYANFLIERGFPNESSLFLERAKQCKAILVGGFKN; this is translated from the exons ATGCAACAACTAGacaaaagtttaaaaatattgattatcGGTGATAATGGCGTTGGTAAgacatcattattattaaggtTCACTGATGGTGTTTTTAATCCAAATGAACCAACTGTACTTCTTGAAGCC aaatttaaatcaGTAGAAGTTGCTGGTAAATCACATAAACTTCAAATT gGGGATACATTTGGGCAAGAgaaaatatcaaatttaacaTCAAGTTTTTACAA aggAGCACAAGgattaattattgtttatgaTTCATCAAATAGagaatcatttgaaaagatAACATCAAAATGGTCAATAGAGGCCAAAAGATATGTACCAGTAAATACACCTATATTAGTTGTTGGATGTAAATCAGATTTAGAGAAAAAGACTCCACCAGAAATGGTTAGaagtttttgtttattaaataagTTTATTGGTATTGAATGTTCAGCATtaagaaatgaaaatatagaTTTAATATTCCTTACAATTGCAAAAATGATTATTACACCACACCAGTTTGGTTTGGttggtaataattcaataacaCCAACAATCAcatcatcatcgtcgtcATCAACAAATAGTACTACAACTATGTCAGTATCATCACCATCTGCAAGATCTTCTAAAAGAGATCATAGTGGTAGTtttggtagtggtagtggtatgaatttaatcaatagcaataatataggtaaagaaaaagaaaaggaaaaagagaaagaaaaagaaaaagaaaaggagaaagagaaagaaaaggatccaaaaaagaaagaaaaaggtctttttaataaatttttttcttcatcttcaagtaatagcaatagcaataataataataataataataataacaatagcaataataataataataataataataataataataataataataataataacagttcatcatcaccatctttaCAACCATTAAATTCTAGTAATCATTATATATTTAGTGGAAGTATAAGTGGTGGTTCGAATAGGGATCAACTATTAAGCAGTAATGGCTTAAGAGAACAAGATAGCAATAGCTTGAgtgtaaatagtaatagtggtTTAGCTAGTAGTGTTAATAGTGTATCATCAACTAGTAGCGGCAGTAATCTATTAACTTCAAGTAATTCGagtgtaaataataattctaataattctaatagcattaataataataatgttaacaataatataaatataaataataataataatacgaATAATacgaataataataatattattaataataataatattaatataaacgAAAATAGTACGAGCggtataaatagtaataatagcggtaacaatataaataataataataatagtaataataataataataataataataataataataataataataataataataataataataataataacaataacaataacaataataataatagtaataataataataataacactaatagcattaataataacaacaataataataataataataataataataataataataataataataataataataataataataatagtagcattagtaataataataataataataataataataataataataataataataataataataataataataataataataataatagtagtagtagtaataataatattaataataataatatcaatactGATAATAacagtagtaataataataataataacatgaataacaataataataataacagcggtaacaataaaaatgataaaaatgatagtaatggatcaattaaaaagaaaggtgtatttaaaaatttaaaaaattcaggcgataaagaaaaagataaagaaaaagaaaaagaaaaagaaaaagagaaagagaaagaaaaagaaagagaaaaagaaaaggagAAAGAAAATGCAAAAGGTGTGACATCaccaaaaaatattttaccaataaatttaaattcatcatttttaccaaataataatggtaacaATGGTACCACGAGTATAAAGGATAGTgggttttttaataatggtatgggtagtagtggtagtagcaTTGGTAATACACCAACAACGACCGAagaaaatttcaaaagaagaaGACATCAAATTCTTAGTGTACCATTCCCATCAAGACCTCCGTTTAAAGATTCAAATGgaagaatcaattattatagGGTTTGTTCAAATGAAGTTgcaaatagtttaaatacAACTTCAACTTCACCAACCCTTGATGGTAGTAGcacaaatataaatactatATCCataacaactacaactacaaccacaaccacaacatcAACTGTATCATCAacgaataataataatagcaataataataataacaataatcaattacaaccaccacaaacTCCAACCTCTTCCTCCTTATCTGTAAATCAACCattcaatttaaatagtagtactaatataaataatttacataACTATGTAAATGCTTTaaatcttcaacaacaacaggcTCAGGCTCAACAATTGGCTCAGCAATTGGCTCAAGCCCAAgctcaacaacatcaatatGACCTACAGCAACAActacagcaacaacagcaacagcaacagcaacaacaacttaATAGATCACCAGTTATAATATCAACACCATCATTTATAACACctgtaccaccaccaccaccaacgcAATCTCAACAAGATCAACTCAgacaacaaccaccaataAAGATATCATCGTCACCATCACCAGAGGTTGATTATGACAATGCCTATAATCAGGCCTATGGCTTTCAACCTTCTGAAGACGAACAAAAAAATTGGCATCGTAATACATTGGAAGTATTACCAAGTATTGCTTCTAAAAGTAGTTTAAGACATTCAAGTGCATTACCAAGAGAACCACCTCCTCCAACACCTTCTTCTATTGTTAATTCTACAACTATAcaaccaattgataataatagtaataataataataatattataaacaaTACGAATGGAATTGGTTTTAATAAAGCATTTCCAACTTCAAGAGATCCAATTAATCGTGGTAATAGTGTAGTTTTAGGTGGTATAATGCAATCAAATATAACCATTAGTAATAatcaaaacaacaataataataataacaataataatattattaataatattaataataatgaaaataataataataatgatgatgatgataataaaaataataataataataataataataataataataataataataataataataataataataacaatgataaCAATGTAACAATTGTtgaaccaccaccaacattaACTCGAACAGTGACAGCATCAACATTAAATTCTCAATTAAatgcatttttaaataatatgaatgaaaataataataataacaataataataatattaataataatattaataataataacaataataataataataataatggaactACTAAACCAATAGcaattgttaataattttacattAAATAGAGCTAATATGAATACAAGTGTAGTTGGTGAACAACAtggatttttaaatattaatagtgtAGCAAAGACTGGAAtgtcattatcatcaaattcaatggCAATATTTTCAGCTGTAGATAATCCAAATTCaccaaatcaaaataatcaaaatccaTATGATACTGAATCGATTATTTCTGGTTATGATAGAGATGATTTATCAGAGTACGATTCAGAGAATGAAGAATCTAGACAGCAAACAATTCATAGATCAACATCCACTTTCTCAATTCAATCACCGTCTCGTGGTGATAGGGTTTTAAATAGAGCTGAAAGTAATTTTATAACAAGTgtaaatagtagtaataataaacaaacttCTCAACCATTAAGAGATGATATAAAATCAAACAGTAGTGATAAACTATTACAACAACCAGATAATATTGATCCATAtgaaattcaacaaaataaacaatccaataatagcaatagcaatagcaatagaAATTTAAcaccaaattcatcatcaccaacaaatcaaagaaaaaataaacaagaagatgatgatgatgaatctaAATTAGATGATGAATCAGATTTGAATGAAAGATTTCAAAAAGTTGTACTTAGATTTAGAGAATTTCCATCATTGGATACAAATCTTTATCGCTTACAAGAGATTTGTACAGATTTATTACATATTTCTCAAGATTTTATACATACTGTCAAAACCTATGGTAGAATTATCATTGAAGAACGTTATTTAAAAGAGAAAACCATTCAAAGTCGTTCAATTGGTGGTCATTTAGGTGGTGATAAATATATTGTAAGAAATGTACTCTTTAAATTCTCTGGAAGTTCAAATGTTTATGATGAATGGGGTGGAGCAAAAGTTGGTGGTCAAGAATTAAAAGGTTGTATGGCAACTTTAAATTGTCCAATCGGTGGTCTTTGTGTACCTTTGATGGCTTTAGTAGATTTTATGGGTTTCCGTTTGATTGCAATGAGCTACTTACCAATCATTTCAAGTGGTGAAAAATCAACTATCGTCTATGGTTCAAGTGATATGGGTAAAACAGTTCATGCAAATGAAAAAGCATTACCAATTATGCATTCATTATCACAaatgttaaatttgaaaCCTCATTTAGGTGGTACATCAGTTCCACCCACTCTACTTTATTCCGCCACAGATATCGAAGGTCATATCGGTACCGATGgtagattttatttaatagatTTCTCTCGTACCTTTCCACCAACTTATCCAGATGAAAATGTACCAGGTGGTCATTTATTCCAATTGTTTAGACCAGAGTTCCTAAAGAATCATCCAAAACCATTATGCTCCGATGCATTCAGTGGTTTTATAAAGAATGATAAAGATAGATTGATTCATAATCAAGAGGTAAAAGAAGCTTCCAATAGATTGTTAACAGAGTTAATTCCACGTCTATCAGTTCGTCTAAAGTGGATGATTAAAGAATCACTAAACAATGGTACTTTGTTGACTGGTGATGTTCATATTCCAGAACAATTCCATAGACAAGGTATTAATATGCGTTGGATAGGTCATATGTTGGTGATTATGGATGATAGAGATGCTTGCTTTGTACTACTCATCGAAGCCATTGCAAGAGTacttaaaaatgatttacgTAGAAGATTAAGAAGTGCAATGAAACGTTATAATCAACCCTTATCAGCACCTTATATTGATTTGACAACTAAATTCTTAAATATGGTTTTTGGTATTTCAACATTGACAGATTTCGATACTAATGAATTTTGGAATGTAACAGTAAAGAATGAATTGGCTTCAAAAttctatattattaatattccAACGGTTTTAACGATgcataaacaacaacaacaacagaatggtagtagtggtagtttaGGTACAAATACAAGTAGTGATAATGTTTTAGATTTAACAACCAATGgaaatggtaatttaaataatagtggtagtggaTATCCGACAACACCATCGTCAAAAGATGGTGGTATTAGAAAATCAACTCAATATCCATTGGCTCCAGCATCACCAACTATTCAATCAACTcaaactcaacaacaacaacaagctcaaCAACAAGCTCAACAACAAGCAAGTACAAATGGTTGGAAACTTCAAGAAATTCTCTATGAGAAACTAGAGGGTAACAATTATGATCCAGTGATTGGTCGTCATTTATTGTTCACTAGATTCAGAGATATGACTCATTTGAAATTTAGAAAGAAAACCATTGAAAAAGTGGCCGATACTCAATCAAATCTTTGGAATCATTATCAACCATTCGATACTAGTGATTTGAAAAAGATTGGTGTACGTGTTAAACATACTGATTTGGTTACAAATGCTGAAGGTACCTTCTTTTATGCTAAAGCAATGACTGAACGTTCAATTGGTACCGCCATTCATTTATTACATAAAGCTAGAAAATTCTTTGAATTggcattaatttcaaatccaAACAATAAGGAAACCTTACAACTATGTGCTCAAGCTTGGTGTAAAATTTTGGAATTTAGTGCAAGTCAAGGTAAAAATATGTCCAATGTTAGATTTTCAATGTCTGATCGTGTCGTGGTAAATACTGATCGTTATTTCTTACGTGCTATCGATGCCGATACTAAAGGTCCCCTCATTCTCTTCTTTTATGCAAACTTTTTAGTTCGTTGTGAACGTTATGAAAAAGCTGAAGATTATTTCCTTCGTTCTCTTGAAGctgattcaaataattatcgTTGTTTAACCGCTTATGCaaactttttaattgaaagagGTTTTCCAAATGAATCTTCTCTTTTCTTAGAAAGAGCAAAACAATGTAAAGCAATCTTAGTTGgtggttttaaaaattaa
- a CDS encoding ZIP zinc transporter protein, with amino-acid sequence MSTSKEVFNNSSDCQNEYDLLFNKYNNLLLGLNNGSGSGSSDECSRDSNIEYTRPLHIGAIFIILVASFIGTGLPILATNIKKFQIPNYLIIFGKSIGIGVILACSLIHMLQPAVESLSSPCLPESFTEDYEAYPYLFALLAGIVMHFFDFSFLSYIIYKNNKKLKNSNDKISTSSSNGLTQSGNELTNSCSGGGHLHGGLILMNSESLKTIEAYLLEFGITMHSIFIGLTVGVVDDIGLKSLLVALSFHQFFEGVALGSRISDANLTSHWHEALLASIFSFSAPVGIAIGIGVVSSINVNGETFLFVQGIFDAVCSGILLYIGFNLLFKDFPEDMEKTCNGKKHQFILKMGLFFAIWLGAGLMSFIGKYL; translated from the coding sequence atgtcaacATCAAAAgaagtttttaataattcaagtgATTGCCAAAATGaatatgatttattatttaataaatataataatttattattgggATTAAACAATGGAAGTGGGAGCGGTAGTAGTGATGAATGTTCAAGAGACTCAAATATTGAATACACAAGACCACTTCATATTGGtgcaatttttataattctaGTTGCTTCTTTTATTGGAACTGGTTTACCAATTTTGgcaacaaatattaaaaaattccaaattccaaattatttaattatttttggaaaatcaattggtattggtgTAATATTAGCATGTTCTTTAATTCATATGTTACAACCAGCAGTTGAATCTTTATCATCACCATGTTTACCAGAGTCGTTTACAGAGGATTATGAAGCGTATCCATATCTATTTGCATTATTAGCTGGCATTGTTATGCATTTTTTTgacttttcatttttatcatatattatttataaaaataataaaaaactaaaaaattcaaatgataaaatttcaacatcTTCTTCAAATGGGTTAACACAAAGTGGTAATGAATTAACAAATTCTTGTAGTGGAGGCGGTCATTTACATGGTggattaatattaatgaattcagaatctttaaaaacaattgaagCTTATTTATTAGAGTTTGGTATAACTATGCATTCAATATTTATTGGATTAACTGTgggtgttgttgatgatattgGTTTAAAGTCTTTACTTGTTGCACTTTcatttcatcaattttttGAAGGTGTTGCTTTAGGTTCAAGAATTTCAGATGCAAACTTAACTTCCCATTGGCATGAAGCACTATTAGCTAgcattttttcattttctgcCCCAGTTGGAATCGCTATTGGTATTGGCGTTGTTTCATCAATAAATGTAAATGGAGAAACTTTCTTATTCGTTCAAGGTATTTTCGATGCTGTTTGTTCTGGAATTCTTTTATACATTGGATTTAATTTgttatttaaagattttccTGAGGATATGGAGAAAACTTGTAATGGTAAAAAACAtcaattcattttaaaaatgggtCTTTTCTTTGCTATTTGGTTAGGTGCTGGATTAATGAGTTTTAttggtaaatatttataa
- a CDS encoding DEAD/DEAH box helicase gives MPSTSSKRKTEDESLEVKVEQSSSKKLKMSKRDESSDESSSSDSEVESKSKSIKKSSKSEEKKSEKKSSSSKEDKEEEVKEETKEDIVLSPTEWRKKHNVLIEGKSQPNPFQKFTDYEFPRMFQHIFQGFTAPTVIQGQSWPIILGGNDLVGLAATGSGKTLAFLLPALLKIISLPKRPSYGATPLVLVMAPTRELAQQIEEVCKTSIRGTSIRQLCAYGGLGKIDQSRILRNGVDIVIGTPGRLNDLLRKHHLSSVQYLVLDEADRMLDMGFMPQIESLIDQIPKERQTLMFSATWPKEVKLLASKFLKDPIKITVGSQELTGSINVTQHIVNIDDLSDLQSDDLIYDEINKILTADPTNTVIVFCNEKYKCDDFQHYLSTQKNVKSIVLHSGKDQRMRESGLKLFRDHRIRILIATDVAARGLDIPSVKAVFNYRLPGNIEDYVHRIGRTGRAGKTGDAWSYVTTQTPNLRDLVKILQRTNQKIPDFLEKFAVHSRQGISRYGGGGRGGRGGGRSWGNNRNGGGGGGGSWGNRNGGGGGGNWGNNRNGGGGGGSWGNRNGGGGGYGNNGGSNWGSGNGGSEGSW, from the exons atgcctTCAACATCAAGTAAAAGAAAAACAGAAGATGAAAGTTTAGAAGTTAAAGTTGAACAATCaagttcaaaaaaattaaaaatgagtAAACGTGACGAATCATCAGacgaatcatcatcatcagacTCAGAAGttgaatcaaaatcaaaatcaattaaaaagtcCAGTAAATCtgaagaaaagaaatctgaaaagaaatcatcatcatcaaaagaggataaagaagaagaagttaAAGAAGAAACCAAAGAAGATATTGTTTTAAGTCCAACTGAATGGAGAAAGAAACataatgttttaattgaGGGTAAATCACAACCAAACCCATTCCAAAAGTTTACAGATTATGAATTCCCACGAATGTTTCAACATATTTTCCAAGGATTTACAGCACCAACTGTTATTCAAGGTCAAAGTTGGCCAATTATTTTAGGAGGTAATGATTTGGTTGGTTTAGCAGCAACTGGTTCAGGTAAAACATTGGCATTCTTATTACCAGCATTATTAAAGATCATTTCACTTCCAAAACGTCCATCCTACGGTGCCACCCCATTGGTACTCGTTATGGCACCAACTAGAGAGTTGGCACAACAAATCGAAGAAGTCTGTAAAACATCAATTCGTGGTACTTCAATTCGTCAACTTTGCGCCTATGGTGGTTTAGGTAAAATCGATCAATCCAGAATCTTACGTAATGGTGTAGACATTGTCATCGGTACACCAGGTCGTCTCAATGATCTCTTGAGAAAACATCATTTATCATCTGTTCAATATTTAGTTCTCGATGAAGCCGATCGTATGTTGGATATGGGTTTCATGCCTCAAATTGAATCACTCATTGATCAAATTCCAAAAGAACGTCAAACACTCATGTTTTCTGCAACTTGGCCAAAAGAAGTCAAATTACTCGCTTCAAAATTCTTAAAAGATCCAATTAAAATCACCGTTGGTAGTCAAGAATTAACTGGTTCAATCAATGTAACTCAACATATTGTCaatattgatgatttatCCGATCTCCAATCTGATGATCTCATttatgatgaaattaataaaattctcACCGCTGATCCAACAAATACTGTCATTGTTTTCTgtaatgaaaaatataaatgtgATGATTTCCAACATTATTTATCAACtcaaaaaaatgttaaatcaattgttttACATAGTGGAAAag atcaACGTATGCGTGAATCTGGTCTTAAACTTTTTAGAGATCATAGAATTCGTATTTTAATTGCAACAGATGTTGCTGCTCGTGGTCTTGATATTCCATCAGTTAAAGCTGTATTCAATTATCGTTTACCAGGTAACATTGAAGATTACGTACATCGTATTGGTAGAACTGGAAGAGCTGGAAAGACCGGTGACGCTTGGTCTTATGTTACTACCCAAACACCAAACCTCCGTGATTTagttaaaattttacaaaGAACCAATCAAAAGATCCCAGATTTCTTAGAGAAATTCGCTGTTCACTCAAGACAAGGTATCTCTAGatatggtggtggtggtcgTGGTGGTAGAGGTGGTGGCCGTAGCTGGGGTAATAACAgaaatggtggtggtggcggCGGTGGTAGCTGGGGTAATAGAAATGGTGGTGGCGGTGGTGGTAACTGGGGTAATAATAGAAATGGTGGTGGCGGCGGTGGTAGCTGGGGTAATAgaaatggtggtggtggtggttatggtaataatggtggtagtAATTGGGGTAGTGGAAATGGTGGAAGTGAAGGTTCATGGTAA